One segment of Meriones unguiculatus strain TT.TT164.6M chromosome 3, Bangor_MerUng_6.1, whole genome shotgun sequence DNA contains the following:
- the LOC132652816 gene encoding gem-associated protein 8-like produces MASKRKATTSWYSHPVYARYWQHYHHAVIWMRSYQKAYKKAIDFYFNSPWFSPYGFFPWSSLTYEAGYPWFYPGRYTAWQWSPCNVSYRKSRGHRRHNRNRTKSRRGNKALCKVRELESDSDNEVEYDLSNMVITEELRQYFAVTERHREERRKQQQREAERLDDYVYADHGLYYNHHRSVEPPSERPGERRLAEMKQLYGKSTSKIMAMEAAVQLSFNKFCDRKQPRYWPVIPLKF; encoded by the coding sequence ATGGCGTCAAAAAGGAAAGCCACTACATCTTGGTACTCTCACCCAGTGTATGCAAGATACTGGCAGCATTATCATCATGCCGTGATTTGGATGCGAAGCTATCAGAAGGCCTACAAAAAGgccatagatttttattttaattctccaTGGTTTTCTCCTTATGGATTTTTTCCCTGGAGCTCTCTTACTTATGAGGCTGGGTACCCTTGGTTCTATCCAGGCCGGTACACAGCCTGGCAGTGGTCTCCCTGTAATGTTTCATATCGCAAAAGCCGTGGGCATCGTCGGCATAACAGGAACAGGACCAAGTCCCGAAGAGGGAATAAAGCGCTGTGTAAAGTGCGAGAGCTGGAGTCGGATTCAGATAATGAAGTAGAATACGACCTGAGCAATATGGTAATCACTGAGGAGCTCCGCCAATACTTTGCAGTGACcgagagacacagagaagagcGGCGGAAACAGCAGCAGCGGGAAGCTGAGCGCCTGGATGACTATGTATATGCCGACCATGGCCTCTACTACAACCACCACCGATCTGTGGAGCCCCCATCTGAAAGGCCTGGGGAGCGGCGCCTTGCTGAGATGAAGCAGTTGTATGGGAAAAGTACTTCCAAGATCATGGCCATGGAGGCTGCTGTACAGCTGAGCTTTAACAAGTTCTGTGACAGGAAGCAGCCTAGGTACTGGCCTGTCATCCCTCTGAAGTTCTGA